The Sporomusa termitida genome has a window encoding:
- a CDS encoding leucyl aminopeptidase: MKIEVINGALIETLCDTLIITLFEGDKGLPAGSTASLADRALNGHINRIIQGLPAAGKYGETTVIYTLGMISAERIILLGAGKKADFTLEKARALMAIALRKANKLRAKRVAASISDIVGSGVADSRAMAQGVVEGAIMGLYQFKCYKSGNNDVHNIEQLLIVEAGAGNITAINKGAELGKIVAASVNYARDLINHPAQYMTPAKMARQAEKLARQYGLEISLLEQEDMQQQGMGALLAVARGSSEPPKLIVLKYMGDPASQEIIAYVGKGITFDSGGISIKPSQNMDEMKRDMAGGGAVIGAMMAIGQLKPKVNIVAVVPCTENMPSGSAYRPGDIITSMSGKTIEVLNTDAEGRLILADAVSYAKKIGATKIIDLATLTGACVVGLGTVYSGVITNDSEWCRRIMAAARQAGEKMWELPNDEEYLEQIKSSIADLKNSGGRAAGTITAGLFIGQFADPTPWVHIDIAGTSDADKTKGYNLKGGTGAGVRTLIQLATHLGGL; this comes from the coding sequence ATGAAGATTGAAGTAATTAATGGGGCTCTCATCGAAACCTTATGTGACACCTTAATCATTACCCTGTTTGAAGGCGATAAGGGTCTGCCTGCCGGCAGTACGGCCAGCCTTGCTGACAGGGCTCTGAATGGTCATATAAATAGAATTATTCAGGGTCTGCCTGCCGCCGGTAAGTATGGCGAAACCACTGTTATCTACACATTAGGTATGATCAGCGCTGAGCGCATTATTCTTCTTGGCGCCGGGAAGAAGGCCGATTTCACCTTGGAAAAAGCCCGGGCCCTGATGGCGATTGCCCTGCGGAAGGCCAACAAGCTGCGGGCCAAACGGGTAGCTGCCAGTATAAGTGATATTGTCGGCAGCGGCGTGGCAGACTCCCGGGCTATGGCGCAAGGGGTGGTCGAAGGTGCAATTATGGGTTTATATCAGTTTAAGTGCTATAAGTCCGGTAATAACGATGTGCACAATATTGAACAGCTGTTGATTGTGGAAGCAGGTGCCGGCAATATAACTGCTATCAACAAGGGGGCTGAGCTTGGCAAAATAGTGGCGGCAAGCGTAAATTATGCCCGTGACCTGATCAATCATCCGGCCCAGTACATGACTCCGGCCAAGATGGCCAGACAGGCTGAAAAACTTGCCAGACAATATGGCTTAGAGATTAGCCTGTTGGAGCAAGAAGACATGCAGCAGCAGGGGATGGGGGCCTTGCTGGCGGTTGCCCGGGGCAGTTCCGAACCGCCCAAGCTTATTGTTTTAAAATATATGGGCGACCCGGCCAGCCAGGAAATCATTGCTTATGTAGGTAAAGGCATTACTTTTGATAGTGGCGGTATATCAATAAAACCCAGCCAAAATATGGACGAAATGAAGCGGGACATGGCTGGCGGCGGCGCTGTAATCGGGGCGATGATGGCTATTGGTCAGTTAAAGCCCAAGGTGAATATCGTGGCCGTAGTCCCCTGCACTGAGAATATGCCTTCAGGCAGTGCCTACAGGCCTGGCGATATTATTACCTCCATGAGCGGGAAAACAATTGAAGTACTAAATACTGATGCGGAAGGCCGTTTAATCCTGGCAGATGCTGTTAGCTATGCCAAAAAAATTGGTGCCACTAAAATTATTGATCTGGCAACATTAACCGGCGCCTGCGTAGTTGGGCTGGGCACGGTCTATTCCGGCGTCATTACCAATGACAGTGAATGGTGCCGGCGTATTATGGCGGCAGCCCGGCAAGCCGGCGAGAAAATGTGGGAGCTGCCTAATGATGAAGAATATCTTGAACAAATAAAAAGCTCCATTGCCGATCTGAAAAATAGTGGCGGCCGGGCAGCAGGCACTATTACTGCCGGCTTATTCATCGGCCAGTTTGCTGATCCGACACCCTGGGTTCACATTGATATTGCCGGCACCTCGGATGCAGACAAAACCAAAGGTTATAACCTCAAAGGGGGGACGGGAGCCGGCGTCCGGACCTTGATTCAGTTAGCTACTCATCTCGGCGGCTTATGA
- a CDS encoding PHP domain-containing protein, which yields MTADLHIHSTASDGRLSPGEIVRQAAAAGLSHIAITDHDTVAAHLELREAASTENSAAKLTIIPGIEFSTDCPRHEIHILGYFIDIDNSRLKDQLGIILADRLQRAKKMVKKLNQLGYLIDYDKVAEFAGQAMAIGRPHVAAALVAGNYFNTATEAFAVLLANNGPAYVPHYKLPPEQVIKLIEQAGGIAVLAHPGLIGNDNLVLNIIKAGVGGLEAFHPEHDQAMTDKYIDIANKYNLKITGGSDFHGIPGRYPAKIGEFTISTVLADTLSR from the coding sequence ATGACTGCTGATTTGCATATTCACTCTACCGCATCTGACGGCCGGTTATCGCCCGGGGAGATTGTACGGCAGGCTGCGGCGGCCGGTTTAAGTCATATCGCCATTACCGATCACGATACAGTTGCGGCTCATCTGGAACTTAGGGAAGCCGCCAGCACTGAAAACAGTGCAGCCAAACTGACCATTATTCCGGGAATTGAGTTTAGTACCGATTGTCCACGGCATGAAATACATATTTTAGGCTATTTTATTGATATTGATAATAGCAGGCTAAAAGACCAGTTGGGCATTATCTTAGCTGACCGTTTGCAGCGGGCAAAAAAAATGGTCAAAAAGCTTAATCAATTAGGCTATTTAATCGATTATGATAAGGTAGCAGAGTTTGCCGGCCAGGCGATGGCTATCGGCAGGCCCCATGTGGCTGCGGCCCTGGTAGCCGGCAATTACTTTAACACGGCAACAGAGGCCTTTGCTGTGCTGTTAGCGAATAACGGGCCGGCGTATGTCCCCCATTATAAGCTGCCCCCTGAGCAGGTCATAAAGCTTATAGAACAGGCAGGCGGAATCGCCGTATTGGCCCACCCGGGCTTAATTGGTAATGATAACTTAGTTCTTAACATAATTAAGGCCGGTGTGGGCGGACTGGAAGCTTTTCATCCTGAGCATGATCAGGCAATGACTGATAAATATATAGATATTGCCAATAAATATAATCTAAAAATAACAGGTGGCTCTGACTTTCATGGTATACCCGGCCGGTATCCCGCGAAGATTGGTGAATTTACCATTTCAACTGTTCTGGCCGATACCCTTTCTAGGTAA
- a CDS encoding Asp23/Gls24 family envelope stress response protein, translating to MDTFALVGSSGTGKSHRALIVAHEHNVDTIIDDGLLIKDSKIIAGHSAKKEPSKIRAVKRAIFMEPDHAAEVKAAIARVRPERMLILGTSENMVEKIVDVLNLPPISKIIRIEDIATKNEIAKARESRLKEGKHIIPVPTIELKPHFSGYLIDPLDIFFKKPRSRQRRKLGEKSIVRPTFSYYGKLLISDAAIASLVDYVATSDDSITKAGQITIKNSHDREKGISISLDVTIKYGQSIWHVVHEAQKRIKQIVEYMTGMIVREVNIAVKRLSIE from the coding sequence ATGGATACCTTCGCTTTGGTGGGGTCAAGCGGAACAGGCAAAAGCCATCGGGCCTTAATTGTGGCACATGAGCACAATGTCGATACAATTATTGACGACGGCTTACTTATTAAAGACAGCAAGATTATTGCCGGTCATTCAGCGAAAAAGGAACCCAGCAAGATTAGAGCTGTAAAACGTGCTATCTTTATGGAACCTGATCATGCGGCTGAGGTTAAAGCGGCGATTGCCAGGGTAAGGCCTGAACGTATGTTAATTTTGGGTACATCGGAAAATATGGTAGAAAAAATAGTTGATGTTCTCAATCTGCCGCCGATCAGCAAAATAATCCGCATTGAGGACATTGCCACCAAAAATGAAATTGCCAAAGCGCGGGAGAGTCGCTTAAAAGAAGGCAAACATATTATTCCGGTACCCACGATTGAGCTTAAACCCCATTTTTCCGGTTATTTGATTGACCCGCTTGATATATTTTTTAAAAAGCCACGCTCCAGACAACGGCGTAAGCTTGGTGAAAAATCTATTGTCAGGCCAACTTTCAGTTATTACGGCAAGCTGCTGATTTCCGATGCTGCCATTGCGTCACTTGTGGATTATGTGGCGACAAGTGATGACAGCATTACTAAGGCCGGCCAGATTACGATAAAGAACTCTCATGACCGGGAAAAAGGCATCTCCATATCACTGGACGTAACAATAAAATATGGTCAATCTATCTGGCATGTTGTCCATGAGGCCCAAAAGCGGATTAAGCAAATCGTGGAGTATATGACAGGGATGATAGTCAGGGAAGTTAATATCGCAGTTAAACGTCTGAGTATTGAATAA
- a CDS encoding DUF3870 domain-containing protein, translating into MEKTQSKQILFSGYAKLPTGITASEIYKVIGVVLLVNEDTGEIIQADCTLATAVARNHVSSILVGKPIANPDYLVRIVDTTYQGSAKKAIITALRIIYDKYRSYKEGLAPSAID; encoded by the coding sequence GTGGAAAAAACTCAAAGTAAGCAGATTCTTTTTTCCGGTTATGCCAAATTGCCTACCGGGATTACTGCCAGTGAAATCTATAAAGTAATTGGTGTAGTACTTCTTGTTAATGAAGATACCGGCGAGATTATCCAGGCTGATTGTACGCTGGCAACAGCGGTGGCGCGGAATCATGTCTCGTCAATTCTCGTGGGCAAACCAATTGCCAATCCCGATTATCTGGTCCGGATTGTGGATACAACCTATCAGGGAAGTGCTAAAAAAGCTATTATTACGGCCCTGCGCATCATTTATGACAAATACCGCAGTTATAAGGAGGGTTTGGCCCCCAGTGCGATTGATTGA
- a CDS encoding TSUP family transporter, translated as MTNTAVIRRVWPPVRLIDGGEGMSERVKLSGVGFFVGILSGLLGVGGGIFIVPLLVTYFSISQHIAQATSMAIVVPTGLVSSLIYGVHGNIDMPLALNLIVGSICGASIGARVMKKIPAVRLKQLFGILLMLVGLRMVLA; from the coding sequence ATGACAAATACCGCAGTTATAAGGAGGGTTTGGCCCCCAGTGCGATTGATTGATGGGGGGGAAGGTATGTCTGAGAGGGTAAAGCTTTCCGGTGTGGGATTTTTCGTGGGTATTCTCAGTGGTTTGCTGGGCGTTGGCGGCGGAATTTTTATTGTGCCGCTTCTGGTAACCTACTTTAGTATTAGTCAGCATATAGCGCAGGCGACGTCGATGGCGATTGTTGTGCCTACCGGGTTGGTCAGCAGTCTGATTTATGGTGTTCATGGCAATATAGATATGCCTCTGGCCTTAAATCTGATAGTGGGCAGTATCTGCGGCGCCAGTATCGGTGCCCGGGTAATGAAAAAGATACCAGCCGTTCGCTTAAAGCAGCTGTTTGGTATTTTGCTGATGCTGGTCGGACTGAGGATGGTGCTGGCATGA